In a genomic window of Alkalihalobacillus sp. TS-13:
- the modA gene encoding molybdate ABC transporter substrate-binding protein: protein MRKYLILLAALFIALFGCQGQSNDSNRKVEVYVLAAASLTNAMKQVEKEFEDTHPDIEVITSFASSGTLQRQIEQGAPADVFISASNFEFDRLRKKELIHPSYSKTILSNELALVTNKSLNVDIQKPENLTSDQIKRISIGAPESVPAGKYAKETLEKLKLWKQIENKIVYAKDVQQVLSYIETGNVDAGFVYRSDAKTSSKVKIQSIIASDLHSPIIYPAGVLKNTQHPEEAKQFYEYLNNKQAMETFIDFGFKPID from the coding sequence GTGAGGAAGTACTTAATTCTGTTAGCTGCTTTATTTATAGCGCTTTTTGGTTGCCAGGGGCAGTCGAATGACAGTAATCGAAAAGTTGAGGTGTACGTTTTAGCTGCTGCAAGCCTAACCAATGCTATGAAACAAGTTGAAAAAGAGTTTGAGGATACCCATCCAGATATCGAAGTGATCACGAGTTTCGCCTCTTCCGGCACGTTGCAGCGTCAAATTGAACAAGGTGCCCCAGCAGACGTTTTCATCTCTGCATCTAACTTTGAATTTGACCGATTACGAAAGAAAGAGCTAATCCATCCTAGCTATTCGAAAACTATTTTATCCAATGAATTGGCTTTAGTAACGAATAAATCACTTAATGTCGATATCCAAAAACCCGAAAATCTTACAAGTGATCAAATTAAACGAATTTCGATTGGTGCCCCAGAATCAGTCCCTGCAGGAAAATATGCAAAAGAAACGTTGGAAAAACTTAAACTTTGGAAGCAGATTGAAAACAAAATCGTCTATGCTAAAGACGTACAACAGGTTCTTTCATATATCGAAACTGGAAATGTCGATGCCGGATTTGTATATCGATCCGATGCCAAAACATCGTCCAAAGTCAAAATCCAATCTATAATTGCGAGTGATTTACACTCACCGATTATTTATCCAGCAGGTGTACTGAAGAACACCCAACATCCAGAGGAAGCAAAACAGTTTTATGAGTATCTAAACAATAAGCAAGCTATGGAAACTTTTATAGATTTCGGCTTCAAGCCTATAGATTGA
- the modB gene encoding molybdate ABC transporter permease subunit, with translation MVQSFWSPVYLSITIAVTAGTIVAILGILCGRLMARKSFTGKTMVETFLMLPLVLPPTVVGFLLIVIFGINSPVGQIISQLFGQSLIFTWWAAVIAGVVVSFPLMYQSAKTGFESVDYEIEDAARIDGAGKVQVFLKVTIPLALQALITGGVLSFTRALGEFGATLMFAGNIPGKTQTVPTAIYLAMDSGNMEMAWMWVASIVALSYIMLFAIYRLPQRSRA, from the coding sequence ATGGTCCAATCCTTTTGGTCTCCAGTTTATTTATCAATTACCATCGCAGTTACGGCAGGGACTATCGTGGCCATTCTAGGTATTCTGTGTGGCCGTTTGATGGCGAGGAAATCGTTCACTGGTAAAACAATGGTTGAAACATTCCTCATGCTGCCGCTTGTTTTACCACCGACAGTTGTCGGTTTTTTACTTATCGTCATTTTTGGAATCAATAGTCCTGTCGGCCAAATCATCAGCCAATTATTTGGACAATCGTTGATTTTTACATGGTGGGCTGCAGTCATTGCTGGAGTCGTCGTCTCGTTTCCACTTATGTATCAATCTGCGAAAACCGGGTTTGAATCAGTGGATTACGAGATTGAGGATGCAGCAAGGATCGACGGCGCTGGTAAGGTCCAGGTTTTTCTAAAAGTGACAATACCTCTCGCGTTGCAAGCCCTCATAACGGGCGGTGTATTAAGCTTTACGCGTGCGCTCGGAGAATTCGGTGCTACATTGATGTTCGCTGGGAACATTCCAGGCAAAACCCAAACTGTCCCGACTGCGATTTATCTTGCAATGGACTCTGGGAACATGGAGATGGCCTGGATGTGGGTCGCCTCCATAGTCGCTCTATCTTATATCATGCTCTTCGCCATCTACCGCCTCCCCCAAAGATCGCGTGCCTGA